TGCTTGAGTTCCTTGGATTTTAAGCGCGTTCATTATGATTTTACCCCTGATTGTTTAAACAATGTCCTATCCATCTGACTCTTCACCTCCAACTTCCAATGCCATTCAACGGGTTGCCTTTGCCCTGCGTACCACCGGCTGGGTTTGCTTTTGGACACAGCTTGTTTTAGCGGTAGTTTCTGCTGTGATTCAGCTTTTTGCGATTTTTGCCTTTAATCCAGGAAGAACAGCACAACCTGGCACAACGTCGGGAATGGGCGGGGGTTTAGTTTTTGCCTTAATTGGACTGGGTATTTTAGGGTTTAGTATTTTTCAAGCCTTTCGTTACACTCGTTTAGCCCGCAGACTCAAAGCACCGGGAATGGCTCGCCCTAGCCGTGCAGAAACCATGAAGCAAATTCGCCTGGGTTTAACCAGTAACTTAAGCGGAATGGCTGTCACCTTAATTGCATCAGAGGCTATCAACGGAATTTTATTAGCAAAAGCGATTTCTCAACCTCGAAATTTTTTAGCCACCGCAGGCAGCCTACAAGATTTTATCCAACCTGTTGATTTTTTCGTAGTTCTCGCGAATACCCACACCATAGTTGCTCACTTCGTTGGAATTGTCGCGGCTTTGTGGTTAATGAGAGAGATTTATAAAAATTAGGAGAAATAAATATCCCTCTCCTCAACAGTTTTCTCAATTTTTTGAATCCCTTTGAAATAAACTGAGGGTGTTTTTCAAATGATCTAAAAATTTATCCAGTGGATCGCCTGCTTCGAGATCATTGAGCAATGTTTTCATGGATACACGAGTTCCAACAAAAGCTGGGGTTCCTCCTAAGCGGAGAGTGTCAAACCGTCCAATCTTCTGTTTTCAAACCAGGAACTTTGCTAAAGTCCCTAACATTTCTAGTTAATAATA
The genomic region above belongs to Planktothrix tepida PCC 9214 and contains:
- a CDS encoding DUF3611 family protein; translation: MSYPSDSSPPTSNAIQRVAFALRTTGWVCFWTQLVLAVVSAVIQLFAIFAFNPGRTAQPGTTSGMGGGLVFALIGLGILGFSIFQAFRYTRLARRLKAPGMARPSRAETMKQIRLGLTSNLSGMAVTLIASEAINGILLAKAISQPRNFLATAGSLQDFIQPVDFFVVLANTHTIVAHFVGIVAALWLMREIYKN
- a CDS encoding DUF433 domain-containing protein → MGRFDTLRLGGTPAFVGTRVSMKTLLNDLEAGDPLDKFLDHLKNTLSLFQRDSKN